ACCCACCAGGACGGCATTTTTCATGCGCTGGCGAATTTCCGGCACCATGTCGATGGTTTGCTGCAAAAAGCTTTCCGTGGAGCCGCTGCGGGTCTTCAGGTATTCCGGGTAACACACGGCCCCAACGCTCATGCGCCCGCCCTTGAGAGGAATCATCCAGAACCAGCCGTGTTCAAACCAGTATATTGAAATGTTGCCCTCGTCCTTGCCGGGCCGGCGTTCCACATTGTCGAAATGTCCGAAGATGGCAGCGCTGTTGTGATTATTGCTTTTCTGCTTCAATTTGAAGCGGCGCGAGAGAAAAGTTTCCCTGCCACTGGCATCGATAAGGTATTGGGCTCTGAATTGGTGGGTCTCTCCCGTCTCGTTCTGCGCGGTTACCAGAGCGGAACCATCCTTGTGGAAAGAAACCTTGGATACCTTGATTCCTTCCCGGGCATCTACGCCCTTTTCTTTGGCATTGTTGAACAGGATCTGATCGAACTCCGGACGATGAATCTCGTAGGCATGCGGGTGGTTTTTATCCAGAGCAAAATCAAAGTAAAAGGTTTCCCGCCGCTTTTCGCCTGCAGGTGCATTGAACTCGGCGCCATATTTGAGAATGCCGATGTTTCGGATCTTGTCGGATACCCCCAGCTGTTCAAAAATGGGCAAGGTCATGGGGAGCAGGGACTCCCCGATATGAAAGCGTGGATGGTGTCCCATTTCCAGCAGGATGACAGAGTGGCCTTTTTGCGCCAGCAGTGTGGATACGGTGCTTCCGGCGGGGCCACCACCAATGATCAGAACATCCGTTTCTTCCGGGGCCGGGGGGGTGTTTGCTTTCATGAGCCGTTATTCGATAACCGTACGAAAAATGAGATTATGCCACAAGCCTGAAGTCTGATGCGTATTCCCAATCGTCAGGTCAAATGCGATAATCCGATGTTTTGAATAGTGCTGAGTGTGTATGGGAGGGGGAATGAACGAATTCCAGAGGGAAATGGCTGCGCTGATTATCGAAGCAGTCAACCTGGAAGAGGTCAATGTGGATGATATCGATCCACAAGCACCACTGTTTGGCGATGGTCTGGGGCTGGACTCCATCGATGCTTTGGAGTTGGCATTGGCCATTGCTCAGAACTACGGGGTGCAGATTAAATCCGATGATCAGAACAACCAGCAGATATTCAGTTCACTGGCCGCTCTGAGCGAGTTTGTCGAGGCTCAGCGCCAAGCCTGATTACTTTGATGCGCTTCCTCTTCAGCTTGTTGCTGATTGTTTCCCCATTTCTCATTCATGGTCTGATACTGGCCAACCGGATCGATTGGGCCATGTATTGGCTGGCAGGACTGATCTGCATCTGGGGGCTGGTGTATCTGGCTGGCCAGGGTTGGCATTCATTCACGGGATATCTGGTCATTGGCGCTGGCATGGCCCTGCTGCTGTTGCCCGCATGGCAGGGCCAGCAGTTGTTCAAATTCCTCCCTCTTGCCCTGTATCTGTCGCTGGCCACGCTGTTTTTCACTACTCTGTTGCCGGGACGGGTGCCTCTCATCACCCGGCTCGCTTCGCTCATGCGCCAGGGACAGATGCCAGTAGCGGTGATTCGCTATACCCGCAGGGTGACTCAGCTGTGGGTGTTGTTTTTTTTCTGCATGGGAGTGGCAACACTGTGGCTGGCCCTGTATGGCAGCTTCGGCCAGTGGTCCCTGTTTGTGAATGTCATAAGCTATGCTCTTATGGCTGCGATGTTTTTGCTTGAGTTTCTGTGCCGCCGTCGGGTTTTGGGCAATCTGGTGGACTATAGTTTCAATGAATTTCTCCGGGGGCTGCTGCGATTGGATTATGCTCGGCTGTTCAAAAGCTGATGAGCGGGTTTTCCCTGTTTCATCCCGAAGCGTTACCACGGTCGTTGTTGTTGAACGGTGGCCAGGAGTTGACTTACTCCGAGGTTCTGTACCGCGCCAGCCAGCTTGCGCAGACATTGCCTGATGCGCGTTACTGTATTCTCCGCTCTGAAGGGCTGGATCATTTCATTTATGGCTGGCTGGCGGCGCTCATGCGGGGACAGACGCTGTTGTTGCCTCCCAGCCGCGCGGCGGTGGCCATCGAAGAGATTCACCGGCAGTATCCGGACAGCTACTGTCTGAACAGGGTTGATGACAAGGCTGCTTCAACACCCGTCATTGCAACAGAATGGCTGGAAGCACTTTCAGGAAAGATGCATGAACTGCCCAGGCTACCGGCTGACCACCTGGCTGCGGTAGTGTTTACGTCCGGAAGTACCGGGCAGCCGGAACCCAACCTGAAATACTGGGGAGACCTGGTTCAGGGCTCACGGGCTCTGCAGGCCCGCCTGGGAATATCCCGCCAGAGCCGGATTATGGCGACTGTGCCCGCACAGCATATGTACGGACTTGAAACCAGCGTCCTGGCGCCATTGCTCTCGGGCGCCAGTGTACATGCCCAAAGCCTGTTTTTTCCCGCGGATATCCATCAAGCCATGGAGAATCTGTCCAGCCCACCCGTGCTGGTTACCACGCCTTTGCATCTGCGCGCCCTGGTCAACGCCGGGTTGGAATGGCCTCGGATCCGGATGATACTTTCGGCCACGGCTCCGTTGCAGAAAGAGCTGGCCTCTGAGGCCGAAAATTGTTTCCAGGCTCCAGTGATGGAGGTATTTGGCTGCTCGGAAGCCGGCTCATTCTCCAGCAGACGCCCGGCCATGGAAACAGACTGGTTCCTGTATGATTCGGTCACCCTTCGGCAACAGGGCAAACACTTTCTGCTCGATGCGGATCATCTGCCGTCTCCGGTGAGGCTCACTGATCGTCTTGAGCTGATGGATCACAGACACTTCCGGTTTCTGGGACGCCAACAGGATATGATCAAGGTGGCTGGAAAGCGCATTTCCCTGACGGAGCTGAATACACGTCTGCTGCAGATTCCGGGGGTGGAGGATGGAGTTTTCCTGCTGCGCAACGGCGCAGGCCGGGAAAGGCAACGCCTGATGGCTCTGGTGGTCGCGCCGGACATGGTGCCGGAGGCTATTCGTCAGGAATTGCTGGGGCTCATCGACCCGGTTTTCCTGCCCCGGCCCTTGGTGAAAGTCGCCAGCCTGCCGCGCAATCCCACGGGAAAATTGCCTCAGGGGGCGTTGGACCGCTTGATTCAGGAGTTGAACACCGGATGAAAGAGAACCGTCATCATGAGTTTGAATTCACCGTGGATGTGAATCATCCCTGCATCGAGGGACATTTCCCCGATAATCCGATAGTGCCTGCCGTGGTATTGCTGGACCAGGTGCTGACAGGAATAGACCGCGTCTGGAGCTGTCAGCCACGGCATTTGTCTCAGGCCAAATTCCTCCGTCCTCTGGTTCCCGGAGAGCGGGCCACTGTCTGCCTCGAACGTGATGCCACGCGTATCAGGTTCTCTGCCAAAAGCGGTGCAGAGTTGCTGTTCAACGGCAGTTTCCTGCTTTCATGAGTACCGCATGGTTTGCACAAAAGGAGCGTAGTACCACTTTCTGGCTGAGGGTGATTATCTGGATAGCCCGGCATCTTGGGCGCGGGGTGGCGCGTGGACTGCTCTATCCCATTACCGGATACTTTGTCGTCAGTTCTCCGGCTACCCGCAAAGCATCGAGGGATTTTCTGCAAAGAGTGCTGGACAGACCGCCGGGATGGAAAGATGTTTTTCGTCACCATCACTGTTTTGCCAGTGTCATCCTCGATCGGGTATTCCTGCTGACCGGGAGGGAGTCTTTGCTGGATATCCAGGTGCATGGCTACGAGATGGCTCTGGAACAGCTGGCCAAAGGCAAGGGCGCCATTTTGCTGGGTTCGCACCTGGGCAGTTTTGAAGCCCTGCGGGTTCTGGGCATGTATGACGCGCAGTTGTCACTCAAGGTGTTGATGATTGTTGAACACAATCAGATGATTACCCGCATGCTGAATCTGCTCAATCCGGAGGTGGCCCGGTCGGTGATCCCGGTGGGACAGCCGGATACCTTTCTAAGGGTCAAGGAAGCCCTGGACAAGGGAGAGATTGTGGGGATGCTGGGTGACCGGGTGGTGGACAAGGAAAAACAGTTGCGTTGTGATTTCCTCGGTGAGCCGGCAGGTTTTCCCATGGGGCCTATGCAGTTGGCGGTAGCCCTCAAAGTGCCGGTGATCATGTTCTACGGCATTTATGCCGGAGGCAATCGCTACCAGGTGTATTTTGAACTACTTACCCCAGGCTTCGACGGATCCCGGGAACAGCGCCAGACGGCCATACAGGAACTGGTTTGTCGCTATGCGACTCATCTGGAAGCCAAGGCGAAAATGGCACCGTACAATTGGTTCAACTTTTACGACTACTGGCGTGATTGAGCAGGCGCTTTGTGAGGGGGCATGGGTTCAAGCAGATGAATGTAAACGGAGCCAAAGTGGTATTCGGCGTACTGCTGACCGGAATTCTTGGTTGTCTGACGGCCATTTCCCCGTCCTGGGCCGGGCAGGATCTGCGCGGATTGATGGATGCTCTGGCCAAAGGCGGCACAAGCCGGGTCGCTTTTGTAGAAGAGAAGCACCTGGATATGCTGGATGTGCCGCTGATCCAGAAAGGCAGTCTCCGTTTCACTCCTCCGGATCGTTTTGAACGTGTCCTCGATGGCTCCGGCGGAGGCCGCTTCACCATCGACGGGGAACGGGTGTTGCAACAGCAGGGCGGGGTACACCGGGAACTGGACCTGGGTCAGTTGCCGGCAGTGAAGGCATTTGCGGCATCCTTCGGGGCGACACTGCGAGGCGATCTGGAAATGTTGCAAAAGTATTATCAGATCCAATTTGGCGGATCGAGGGATTCCTGGGAGTTGGAGCTGGTGCCAAAGGATCCGCAACTTCAGCGATTCGTGACCCGGATTGTGATCCGGGGACAGGACGCACGGGTGATGGGCATGGAGATCCATGAAGTCAATGGCGACTGGTCGGATATGAGGTTGTTGTATGAATAGCCGGTTGCTCCTGAGCGATTTCCCCGGGCGGACACCCTGATGGCCCGGCGTCCGGGAATCATCCTGGTGTTGGTGATCCTGCTGGTGGCGCTGGCGCAGCTTGTGTTCCGCACCCAGGTACAAACGGACATGAGCGCATTCATGCCTCATGATCATGACCGGCTGCAGTCCCTGCTGTTGTCACAGCTGGAGCAGGGTCCGGCGGCAAGAGTATGGTTGCTGGCGCTCAGTGGTGCCTCCCCCGGAATGTTGGCCACGGCGAGTCGCCTGTTTTCCCGCAAGGCCGCAGATTCAGGGCATTTCACCCAGGTGCTGAATGGGCAGCAGCAGGTGGATGAGGCCACCCGGAAGCTGTTGTTCCAGTACCGCTATCTGCTCAGTGATCGAATCCGTCCAGACAGCTACAGCATCGATGCGCTGCATCGCATGTTTCTCGGCTTGCTGGAAACCCTGCGCAGCCCGTTGTCCACCTTCAGCAAGGCTCTGGCGTCCAGGGATCCCGGCGGTGAGAGCCTGTATCTGATGCAGAAGCTGATGCCCGGGAACAGCACCCTGCGCATGGAGCAGGGTGTCTGGATGGACAGGAACGCCCATACGGCGTTGCTGTTACTGCAAACCAGGGCCTCGGGAACAGACCTGGATGCCCAGTTGGCTTTGCGCCATGAGATGCTGGGCTGGCTGGAGAACCTCAGCGAGGTATCTGGAGAGCGAGGCCTGAAACTGCAGTTTGCCGGGGTGCCGGCCCTGAGTCTGGAAACCCGTCAGCGTATCCGTGAGGCCAGCCAGCGCCTCGGGATCTTGGCGGGTGGCATCATGTTGCTGTACATGTTTCTCGTGTTTCGCAGTCCCCGCCGGGTGCTGATGACCGCCTTTCCCCTGCTGGCTGGCGTTGTCTTTGGAGCCGCTTTGGTGTCCTTCTGTTTTTCCGGTATCCATGGCATCACTCTGGCTTTCGGCACGACACTGCTGGGGGTGGCCATCGATTATCCGGTGCACCTGCTGACGCATCAGCAGCGGGGGGAAACCCTGCTGCAGACCATGGGGCGAATTCGGCCCACCCTGTTTCAAGGGGTGCTGAGTACCATGCTTGGATTTTCCGCCATGCTGTGGAGTGATTTCCCCGGACTGGTGCAACTGGGGCTGTTCGCCATCAGTGGGCTGTTCATGGCCGTCTGGGTGACGGCTTTCGTCCTGCCCCTGCTCGATGGCCGAAGCAATCCCGGATCCATGCCCTTGTTGAAGCGTATGCCTGGATCAACATGGCATCCGGATACCCGCATCCAATTCGCCCTGGTGACAGTTATTCCGGGCCTGTTTCTCTGGACCCTTCAGGTTCATCCCATCTGGTCCGGGGATATTCGTGCGCTCAGCCCGGTGCCGGAGGTGCTCAAGGAACAGGACAGGCGTTTGCGTACCGCCATGGGGGCTGCAGATCCCTCCGCAGTGTTGCTGGTGGAAGGAAAGAATGTTCAGGAGGTGCTGCAGCGGGAGGAATCCCTGCTGCCAGAATTGCAGGAGGCGGTTGAGAAGGGCCTGCTCAAGGGTGTGGAATCCGCTGCTCTTCTGGTGCCAGCTATCCAGCGTCAACGGCAGCGCCAGTCCTGGATTCCCGCACACCACGAACTGGTCTCGCGTCTGAATGAAGCGCTGGCAGACCTGCCTTTCAAGCCTGGCGTATTTGCGCCTTTTATCGGTGATCTGGACAACAGCCGCAGCCTGGTTCCTCTTACCCCTGATGTCTTGCAGGGTACGCTCCTCGATTTGCGCCTGCAGGCGTTACTGTTGCCTGCGTCGGGAAGTGTTATAGGGGTCATGCCCCTGGTGGGGCTACAGGATTTTGCACAGCTTCGCACACTGCTGGGTGATATTGCCGGAAAAGGCGTCTGGTTGTTTGATATCCCGAAGGAGACTGCCCGGATGATGGCTGGTTTCAGGGATGACATGGTGCATAAGGCCAGCTGGGCCTTTCTGGCCATTGCAGGGTTATTGGTGGTCTGGCTGAGGGATTGGCGGCGCTGCCTGGGCGTACTGCTGCCCGTCAGTCTGGCTGTGTTGGTTTCCGTAATGGCGGTGTTGCAGTCGGGCAGGGGAATGAACCTTTTTCATATTGTCGGATTGCTGCTGGTGGCCGGCATCGGTCTGGATTATGCTTTGTTTTTTTCCCGCAAGGTGGACTCTGCGGAAGAGGAGCGCCGCACCCTGTATGCGCTGGTGATTTGCTGTTTGTCCACGGTAACTGTGTTCGTATTGTTGGGCCTGTCCGGTATTCCTGTGCTTCAGGCTATCGGTATCACAGTGGCCGTGGGCTGCCTGGCGGCATTTCTGCTGTCCTGGCTGCTGGCGCCGGCAGTCTTGTCCCATTCCACCTGCATGACTCATGGTTGAACAATGAAGCGAGCTTTGCAGTTGACGGCTTACACCCTGACCAGTGCTCTCGGCCAGGGTTTGCAGGCGCAGATGGAGGCGCTGTATTCCGGCCGCAGTGGCCTGCGCCCCTGTGATCTGGAAGATGTGGATCTTTCCACCTGGATTGGCCGGGTGCCTGAGGTGGAGGAAGTGTCACTCCCTGAGGCTTTGCAGGAGTATCACTGCCGCAATCACCAGCTGGCCTGGCTGGGGCTGAATCAGGATGATTTTCCTGTGGCAGTGGCTGAGGCGGCTGAAAAATATGGCGCACATCGGGTGGGCGTGTTCATGGGCACTTCGACTTCCGGGGTCCAGCAAATGGAGAGGGCTTACGAAGAGTCGGTCGATGGCCAGCATCTGGCCAACTTCAATTACCGCACCACCCAGAATATATTTTCCCTGGGGGATTTCGTCTCCCGCAGCCTGGGTTTAAATGGGCCGGTACAGGTGATATCCACCGCCTGTTCTTCCAGCGCCAAGGTATTTGCCGCCGCCTATCGGCATATGCAGGCAGGTTTCTGTGATTGCGCGGTGGTTGGCGGCGTGGACAGCCTGTGCAAGATGACCCTGTATGGATTCAACGCCCTGCAGTTGGTGTCATCACAACCCTGTCGTCCCGCGGATGCCGAGCGGGATGGTTTGAGTATCGGTGAGGCAGCGGGTTTTGCCCTGCTGGAGTGGCAGAAACCGCAGCACAGGGGCGTAAGCCTGATTGGCTATGGTGAGAGTGCTGATGCCTATCACATGTCCAGCCCCCACCCTGATGGCCTGGGGGCGGCCATGTCCATGGGGCAGGCCCTGGCATCTGCCGGATTGAAGAAATCGGATATTCACTATGTCAACCTGCATGGCACGGCTACCCCGGCCAACGACCTGTCTGAAGACAAGGCCATGATGCGCCTGTTTGGTGACGAATTGCCATGCTCATCCACCAAGGGTTTTACCGGGCATACTCTGGGGGCTGCGGGTATCGTGGAAGCCCTGTTCAGTGCCCAGGTATTGCAGCACCAATACCTTCCGCCAAGTGCGCAAACCCGCAGTGTTGACCCGCGCATCAACTCCAATATCCTACTCGATGGCCGGGAACGGCAGGTTCGCCGGGTCATGAGTAATTCCTTTGGTTTTGGCGGTAGCAACATCAGCCTGGTGTTCGGGAGCGGACAATGAAAGCAGTGGTCGCAGGAATAGGCATGGCCATGCCCGGGGTGGATGGTTGGGAGCAGGGCCGGAAGGTGTTGCAACAGGATACGGTGGATCTGAGCCTGCCCCTGCCTGCCATGGCGAAGAACCTGTTGCCGGCGAATGAACGGCGGCGCACCACACCCTTGATACAAATGGCCTTGCATGTGGCAGAACAGGCCCTGCAGGGACGCCAGGGGGATTTTTCCAGCGTATTTGCTTCCTCCTGCGGAGATCTGGCCGTCGTCGACAAGATCATGTCGGCCCTGACAATGCCAGGCAGGCCCGTTTCTCCCATCCAGTTTCACAACTCGGTACACAATGCACCCGCAGGCTACTGGTCCATTTTGACGGGATCGAATATGCCATCCACCAGCATTTCGGCCTGGGATGAAAGCTTTTCCGTGGGCCTGGTGGAAGCCCTGAGTCAGTTGCTCACGGAACACCAGTCCGTACTCCTTGTCAGTTATGATCTTCCCGGTCCGCAGCGTTTGCGCAAGCATCGGCCCGTGTGCCGGCCTTTTGCCCTGGCCATGATGCTCAGTACCCGGGGTCGAGGTTTCAGTCTGGAACTCAGCGTGGAGATGGACGGCGCCAGGGTCAGCACCATGGATACTCCTGCATGGGAACACTTGAGA
This sequence is a window from Thiolapillus brandeum. Protein-coding genes within it:
- a CDS encoding NAD(P)/FAD-dependent oxidoreductase — its product is MKANTPPAPEETDVLIIGGGPAGSTVSTLLAQKGHSVILLEMGHHPRFHIGESLLPMTLPIFEQLGVSDKIRNIGILKYGAEFNAPAGEKRRETFYFDFALDKNHPHAYEIHRPEFDQILFNNAKEKGVDAREGIKVSKVSFHKDGSALVTAQNETGETHQFRAQYLIDASGRETFLSRRFKLKQKSNNHNSAAIFGHFDNVERRPGKDEGNISIYWFEHGWFWMIPLKGGRMSVGAVCYPEYLKTRSGSTESFLQQTIDMVPEIRQRMKNAVLVGEVRATGNFSYTSSRMYGPPGENWLLVGDAYAFIDPVFSSGIHIAMSGAVKAAESIDQCLQKPEDCRQALQQYQQHVDSALKTFSWLIHRFNSPAIRKLFMAPSNQWRIQESLISLLAGDLYRDTPVQKGLNLFKIIYYITFLKNLPSAWATHRRRKRNIRLHFTGGTTEQDHLDD
- a CDS encoding phosphopantetheine-binding protein gives rise to the protein MNEFQREMAALIIEAVNLEEVNVDDIDPQAPLFGDGLGLDSIDALELALAIAQNYGVQIKSDDQNNQQIFSSLAALSEFVEAQRQA
- a CDS encoding COG4648 family protein — protein: MRFLFSLLLIVSPFLIHGLILANRIDWAMYWLAGLICIWGLVYLAGQGWHSFTGYLVIGAGMALLLLPAWQGQQLFKFLPLALYLSLATLFFTTLLPGRVPLITRLASLMRQGQMPVAVIRYTRRVTQLWVLFFFCMGVATLWLALYGSFGQWSLFVNVISYALMAAMFLLEFLCRRRVLGNLVDYSFNEFLRGLLRLDYARLFKS
- a CDS encoding AMP-binding protein — its product is MSGFSLFHPEALPRSLLLNGGQELTYSEVLYRASQLAQTLPDARYCILRSEGLDHFIYGWLAALMRGQTLLLPPSRAAVAIEEIHRQYPDSYCLNRVDDKAASTPVIATEWLEALSGKMHELPRLPADHLAAVVFTSGSTGQPEPNLKYWGDLVQGSRALQARLGISRQSRIMATVPAQHMYGLETSVLAPLLSGASVHAQSLFFPADIHQAMENLSSPPVLVTTPLHLRALVNAGLEWPRIRMILSATAPLQKELASEAENCFQAPVMEVFGCSEAGSFSSRRPAMETDWFLYDSVTLRQQGKHFLLDADHLPSPVRLTDRLELMDHRHFRFLGRQQDMIKVAGKRISLTELNTRLLQIPGVEDGVFLLRNGAGRERQRLMALVVAPDMVPEAIRQELLGLIDPVFLPRPLVKVASLPRNPTGKLPQGALDRLIQELNTG
- a CDS encoding LpxL/LpxP family acyltransferase, which encodes MSTAWFAQKERSTTFWLRVIIWIARHLGRGVARGLLYPITGYFVVSSPATRKASRDFLQRVLDRPPGWKDVFRHHHCFASVILDRVFLLTGRESLLDIQVHGYEMALEQLAKGKGAILLGSHLGSFEALRVLGMYDAQLSLKVLMIVEHNQMITRMLNLLNPEVARSVIPVGQPDTFLRVKEALDKGEIVGMLGDRVVDKEKQLRCDFLGEPAGFPMGPMQLAVALKVPVIMFYGIYAGGNRYQVYFELLTPGFDGSREQRQTAIQELVCRYATHLEAKAKMAPYNWFNFYDYWRD
- a CDS encoding LolA-related protein; the encoded protein is MNVNGAKVVFGVLLTGILGCLTAISPSWAGQDLRGLMDALAKGGTSRVAFVEEKHLDMLDVPLIQKGSLRFTPPDRFERVLDGSGGGRFTIDGERVLQQQGGVHRELDLGQLPAVKAFAASFGATLRGDLEMLQKYYQIQFGGSRDSWELELVPKDPQLQRFVTRIVIRGQDARVMGMEIHEVNGDWSDMRLLYE
- a CDS encoding MMPL family transporter encodes the protein MARRPGIILVLVILLVALAQLVFRTQVQTDMSAFMPHDHDRLQSLLLSQLEQGPAARVWLLALSGASPGMLATASRLFSRKAADSGHFTQVLNGQQQVDEATRKLLFQYRYLLSDRIRPDSYSIDALHRMFLGLLETLRSPLSTFSKALASRDPGGESLYLMQKLMPGNSTLRMEQGVWMDRNAHTALLLLQTRASGTDLDAQLALRHEMLGWLENLSEVSGERGLKLQFAGVPALSLETRQRIREASQRLGILAGGIMLLYMFLVFRSPRRVLMTAFPLLAGVVFGAALVSFCFSGIHGITLAFGTTLLGVAIDYPVHLLTHQQRGETLLQTMGRIRPTLFQGVLSTMLGFSAMLWSDFPGLVQLGLFAISGLFMAVWVTAFVLPLLDGRSNPGSMPLLKRMPGSTWHPDTRIQFALVTVIPGLFLWTLQVHPIWSGDIRALSPVPEVLKEQDRRLRTAMGAADPSAVLLVEGKNVQEVLQREESLLPELQEAVEKGLLKGVESAALLVPAIQRQRQRQSWIPAHHELVSRLNEALADLPFKPGVFAPFIGDLDNSRSLVPLTPDVLQGTLLDLRLQALLLPASGSVIGVMPLVGLQDFAQLRTLLGDIAGKGVWLFDIPKETARMMAGFRDDMVHKASWAFLAIAGLLVVWLRDWRRCLGVLLPVSLAVLVSVMAVLQSGRGMNLFHIVGLLLVAGIGLDYALFFSRKVDSAEEERRTLYALVICCLSTVTVFVLLGLSGIPVLQAIGITVAVGCLAAFLLSWLLAPAVLSHSTCMTHG
- a CDS encoding beta-ketoacyl-[acyl-carrier-protein] synthase family protein codes for the protein MKRALQLTAYTLTSALGQGLQAQMEALYSGRSGLRPCDLEDVDLSTWIGRVPEVEEVSLPEALQEYHCRNHQLAWLGLNQDDFPVAVAEAAEKYGAHRVGVFMGTSTSGVQQMERAYEESVDGQHLANFNYRTTQNIFSLGDFVSRSLGLNGPVQVISTACSSSAKVFAAAYRHMQAGFCDCAVVGGVDSLCKMTLYGFNALQLVSSQPCRPADAERDGLSIGEAAGFALLEWQKPQHRGVSLIGYGESADAYHMSSPHPDGLGAAMSMGQALASAGLKKSDIHYVNLHGTATPANDLSEDKAMMRLFGDELPCSSTKGFTGHTLGAAGIVEALFSAQVLQHQYLPPSAQTRSVDPRINSNILLDGRERQVRRVMSNSFGFGGSNISLVFGSGQ
- a CDS encoding beta-ketoacyl synthase chain length factor, giving the protein MKAVVAGIGMAMPGVDGWEQGRKVLQQDTVDLSLPLPAMAKNLLPANERRRTTPLIQMALHVAEQALQGRQGDFSSVFASSCGDLAVVDKIMSALTMPGRPVSPIQFHNSVHNAPAGYWSILTGSNMPSTSISAWDESFSVGLVEALSQLLTEHQSVLLVSYDLPGPQRLRKHRPVCRPFALAMMLSTRGRGFSLELSVEMDGARVSTMDTPAWEHLRQDNPAARALPLLQLLARGKPGSIFLPYTHGQSLRVELKS